One genomic window of Alphaproteobacteria bacterium includes the following:
- a CDS encoding MarR family winged helix-turn-helix transcriptional regulator produces the protein MGKSTEAVAILDAQQALKLWHSPLLAGVQSDQPDLSVRQMAVLLSVYLEPPPHSVRHLAASLAISKPAVTRALDRLESHEFVRRATDDRDRRSIIVLRTIKGSVYLRELADHIVRAFDEIAGGGSEE, from the coding sequence TTGGGGAAATCGACGGAAGCCGTGGCCATCCTCGATGCACAACAGGCGCTCAAGCTCTGGCACAGCCCGTTGCTGGCCGGCGTGCAGAGCGACCAGCCCGACCTCTCGGTCCGTCAGATGGCGGTCTTATTGTCCGTCTATCTCGAGCCGCCACCCCACTCGGTGCGCCACTTGGCGGCCTCGCTGGCGATCTCCAAGCCGGCCGTGACGCGGGCGTTGGACCGCCTGGAGAGCCATGAGTTCGTGCGCCGGGCGACCGACGATCGCGACCGGCGCAGCATCATCGTGTTGCGCACCATCAAGGGTTCGGTCTACCTACGCGAGCTGGCCGACCACATCGTGCGGGCCTTCGACGAGATCGCCGGCGGGGGCAGCGAGGAATAG
- a CDS encoding NAD(P)/FAD-dependent oxidoreductase, with protein MNQNPELGGDFATDIAIVGAGPAGLFAVFQAGLLEMRCQVFDALAEVGGQCSALYPEKPIYDIPGYPEIAALELIDKLGVQIAPFDPVFHLGRTVEGLAEIEGGFELTAGDQNFTARAVIIAAGAGAFGPNRPPLEGIEDYENGGGVHYLVTRREDFRGKHVVIAGGGDSAVDWALSLAPLAASVALVHRRPKFRAAPESARRLEQLAQAGEIELVVPYQLAGLEGEGKLCGVRVATLDGEERLLEADVLLPFYGLATSLGPIAGWGLELAKGQITVDPASCQSSRPGIFAIGDVAAYPGKLKLILTGFAEAATAAHAIYPLVHPDQALHFEYSTTKGRPGG; from the coding sequence ATGAACCAGAACCCGGAATTGGGCGGCGACTTCGCCACGGATATTGCCATCGTCGGTGCCGGCCCGGCCGGCCTGTTTGCCGTCTTCCAGGCCGGCTTGCTGGAGATGCGCTGCCAGGTCTTCGATGCCCTGGCCGAGGTCGGCGGCCAGTGTTCGGCGCTCTATCCGGAAAAGCCCATCTACGACATTCCGGGCTATCCCGAGATCGCCGCGCTCGAGCTCATCGACAAGCTTGGGGTTCAGATCGCGCCCTTCGATCCCGTCTTCCATCTCGGCCGCACCGTCGAGGGCTTGGCGGAAATCGAGGGCGGCTTCGAACTCACGGCCGGCGACCAGAACTTCACCGCCCGGGCCGTCATCATCGCCGCCGGGGCCGGCGCCTTCGGGCCCAACCGGCCGCCCTTGGAGGGGATCGAGGACTACGAGAACGGCGGTGGCGTGCACTACCTGGTGACCCGGCGCGAGGATTTTCGCGGGAAGCACGTGGTCATCGCGGGCGGCGGCGATTCGGCCGTCGACTGGGCGCTTTCGCTGGCGCCGCTGGCGGCCAGCGTGGCGCTGGTGCACCGCCGGCCCAAGTTCCGCGCCGCCCCGGAAAGTGCCCGCCGGCTCGAGCAATTGGCCCAGGCCGGCGAGATCGAGCTGGTGGTGCCCTATCAATTGGCCGGCCTGGAGGGCGAGGGCAAGCTTTGCGGCGTGCGCGTGGCGACGCTGGACGGCGAGGAAAGGTTGCTTGAGGCTGACGTGCTGCTGCCCTTCTACGGCCTGGCCACCTCGCTGGGCCCGATCGCCGGCTGGGGGCTGGAGCTGGCCAAGGGCCAGATCACCGTCGACCCGGCAAGCTGCCAGAGCAGCCGGCCAGGTATCTTCGCCATCGGCGACGTGGCCGCCTACCCGGGCAAGCTCAAGCTTATCCTGACGGGCTTTGCCGAGGCGGCCACGGCGGCCCACGCCATCTACCCGCTGGTCCACCCCGACCAGGCACTGCATTTCGAATATTCCACCACCAAAGGCCGGCCCGGCGGCTGA